From the genome of Colwellia psychrerythraea 34H, one region includes:
- a CDS encoding S8 family peptidase, translating to MKNILPLMWVIILMFVISQGVSAKGKKEIPKSEYGSYIVIMDLNPAIAYEGDIKGFKATKPGKNKKINPKSANVRKYTSMLSKTHDAALAKANVKSKDKVHDYGIALNGFSAKMTHEQAVALSSQDGVAKVMPDVLRQKMTDNSPSFLDLGGPAGPWLKGYDGEGIVIGVIDTGIWPEHPSFTDDGSYSTPPILLDDSRPNCEFGNTGHRPDDVAFSCNNKLIGARQMLDTYRLIVGATSDEFDSARDEDGHGTHTSSTSGGNANVPANMLGNDYGLISGIAPRAHIVMYKGLGDLGGFGSDLAAAIDQAVADGVDVINYSIGSSSFAIGPDDVAFLFAENAGVFVATSNGNSGPAPATTGSPASTPWVTSVGASTQNRTYQGSASSVGEWEFFGASITAGTAELALIDSAEAGSELCIPGVLDPVAVAGKIVLCLRGAIARVDKSKAVNIAGGAGMILYNANDGESQVTDSHWVPSVHINNTDGLVIKGYISNDASTAVAQIMGGTYTEIDAPSMAGFSSRGPNLLSGDIIKPDVTAPGVNIIAGQTPASEGRGELFQMISGTSMSSPHVAGLFAMIKQAHPNWSPSTAKSALMTTAYQDVMKEDEATPADAFDMGAGHVNPGGKANKGSIFEPGLAYQAGLFEYAAYSCGAELGIFSPGTCGFLESLGIPTDPANLNLPSIGIANVIGSKTVYRSVTGVAKDSGWRTYSVDVDAPAGYEVSVLPASIKLKSGMSATYAVTITNTASPAGEWAHGSITWRDSNDHYSVYSPIAVKGALFEAPANITGSSETGSASIDVTFGYTGDYTASGYGLTAATVDIDSVVQDPDQIFDPGDTFSNAHAIVVSGAAYLRIAIPGVADPNADLDIFLLDSVGNIVGVSANGGTDELIEMELPGDDTYTLWVHGWSAPGGSTDYELYSWVVPMASGSLTVASAPSSATLGATETIGVDWTGATNGKWHFGVIGHSDAGGLIGATLVEVDNR from the coding sequence ATGAAAAATATACTCCCACTCATGTGGGTAATTATACTAATGTTCGTGATCTCCCAAGGCGTTAGCGCCAAAGGAAAAAAAGAAATCCCCAAATCAGAGTATGGCTCCTACATTGTTATTATGGACCTGAACCCTGCAATTGCTTATGAGGGCGATATCAAGGGCTTTAAGGCCACTAAACCGGGCAAAAATAAAAAGATAAACCCCAAAAGCGCTAATGTTCGTAAATACACCAGCATGCTCAGCAAGACCCACGACGCGGCTCTTGCAAAGGCTAATGTCAAATCTAAAGACAAGGTGCATGACTACGGCATCGCTCTTAACGGCTTTAGTGCCAAAATGACTCACGAGCAAGCCGTAGCTCTTTCCTCGCAGGATGGTGTCGCGAAAGTTATGCCCGATGTATTGCGCCAGAAGATGACGGATAACAGTCCCAGTTTTCTTGATTTAGGTGGTCCGGCGGGTCCCTGGCTTAAAGGTTATGACGGCGAAGGCATCGTTATCGGCGTAATTGATACCGGAATCTGGCCAGAACATCCGTCGTTTACTGACGACGGATCTTACAGCACCCCCCCTATTTTACTTGATGACTCGCGTCCAAATTGCGAATTTGGCAACACGGGACACCGTCCAGATGATGTTGCCTTCAGCTGTAACAACAAACTGATTGGTGCCAGACAGATGCTGGACACTTATCGCCTTATCGTGGGCGCAACGAGTGATGAGTTTGACTCTGCTAGAGACGAAGATGGACATGGAACTCATACTTCTTCAACATCAGGCGGAAATGCAAACGTCCCAGCGAATATGTTAGGCAATGACTATGGTCTGATTTCAGGCATTGCCCCAAGAGCTCACATCGTTATGTATAAAGGGCTTGGTGATCTGGGCGGTTTTGGATCTGACCTAGCAGCTGCTATTGACCAGGCAGTAGCTGACGGTGTAGACGTTATCAACTACTCCATCGGATCAAGTAGCTTTGCAATCGGTCCCGATGATGTTGCCTTTTTGTTTGCCGAGAATGCCGGAGTGTTTGTTGCGACATCGAATGGTAACAGCGGTCCAGCCCCAGCTACAACAGGTTCCCCTGCCTCAACACCGTGGGTAACCTCTGTGGGTGCCAGCACCCAGAATCGAACTTATCAGGGCTCGGCCTCTTCAGTCGGAGAGTGGGAATTTTTTGGAGCTTCAATCACTGCAGGCACCGCTGAATTAGCACTAATCGATTCTGCAGAAGCGGGGAGTGAACTATGCATTCCCGGTGTTTTAGATCCAGTGGCAGTGGCCGGGAAAATTGTCCTGTGTCTTCGGGGGGCTATTGCCCGTGTAGACAAAAGTAAGGCAGTAAATATTGCTGGTGGCGCAGGCATGATCCTCTACAATGCCAACGACGGCGAGAGTCAAGTTACTGATTCACACTGGGTTCCCTCTGTGCATATCAACAATACAGACGGTCTAGTTATCAAAGGCTATATCTCTAACGATGCCTCAACTGCGGTTGCCCAAATAATGGGTGGCACCTATACAGAAATAGACGCACCTTCAATGGCTGGCTTTTCATCTCGAGGCCCCAACCTGTTATCTGGGGATATTATCAAACCAGACGTAACAGCTCCCGGTGTTAACATCATTGCGGGCCAAACACCCGCATCCGAAGGCCGTGGTGAACTGTTTCAGATGATATCCGGAACGTCCATGTCCAGCCCTCATGTGGCTGGTTTGTTTGCAATGATCAAACAAGCTCACCCTAACTGGTCGCCATCTACCGCCAAATCGGCCCTGATGACCACCGCGTATCAGGATGTGATGAAGGAAGACGAAGCGACTCCAGCTGATGCGTTTGATATGGGCGCTGGTCATGTTAACCCCGGCGGCAAAGCAAACAAGGGATCGATATTTGAGCCCGGCCTTGCCTATCAAGCAGGTTTGTTCGAGTATGCAGCTTATAGCTGTGGCGCCGAGCTCGGCATATTTAGTCCGGGAACCTGCGGCTTTTTGGAATCCTTAGGGATTCCTACTGACCCGGCTAATCTCAATCTGCCTTCTATCGGTATAGCCAATGTTATCGGCAGCAAAACCGTTTATAGATCTGTTACTGGGGTCGCCAAAGATAGCGGTTGGAGAACTTACAGCGTTGACGTTGATGCTCCTGCTGGATATGAGGTTTCGGTGTTGCCAGCCAGCATAAAACTTAAATCCGGTATGTCGGCAACTTATGCAGTTACCATTACCAACACGGCATCTCCTGCAGGCGAGTGGGCCCACGGCTCCATCACTTGGAGAGATTCAAATGATCATTATTCCGTGTACAGCCCAATTGCAGTCAAGGGGGCTCTATTTGAAGCACCTGCTAACATCACTGGAAGCAGTGAGACTGGCAGCGCAAGCATTGACGTGACTTTCGGCTACACTGGTGATTACACGGCCAGCGGCTATGGTTTGACTGCAGCCACTGTTGATATCGACAGCGTTGTTCAGGATCCGGATCAAATATTTGACCCAGGCGATACATTCTCTAACGCACACGCTATTGTAGTAAGTGGTGCGGCGTATTTACGAATTGCGATCCCCGGCGTAGCTGATCCGAACGCAGATCTGGATATATTCCTTTTGGACTCTGTTGGTAATATCGTTGGCGTGAGTGCCAATGGTGGTACCGATGAGTTGATTGAAATGGAACTTCCAGGAGATGACACCTACACCCTTTGGGTTCACGGTTGGTCTGCCCCAGGCGGGAGCACTGACTATGAACTTTACAGCTGGGTAGTTCCCATGGCTAGCGGCAGTCTGACAGTTGCCAGTGCACCCAGTTCAGCAACATTGGGTGCGACGGAGACAATTGGCGTAGACTGGACCGGTGCAACCAATGGAAAATGGCATTTTGGAGTAATAGGTCACTCTGACGCAGGAGGCCTGATAGGCGCTACCTTAGTTGAAGTAGATAACCGCTAG
- a CDS encoding adenylate cyclase encodes MKFFTELKRRNIFKVASVYLLTTWLVLQIIAVISPSLNLPIMFGTIVTVVLIIGFPISCVIAWAFELTPEGMKFTKDVEEDESIRQETGQKLNASLMFIIALLISFIVYDKFFTFQINEKLDLTIAVLPFKDMSPGGTQQYFGDGIAEEILNSLTKISSLKVIARTSSFQFRNEKKDINQIGKQLGAQFILEGSIRKSEDKLRVTAQLIDATTQHHIWSETYDKKLTDVFVLQDQLTFAITQALKLNILKGDLQSSALAKSDNPEAYKLYLKSLPLFHQRTPSGIKDAEKLLEKAIELDHDFLLAKAQLYNLYARYNRYIRALNIEQQKNAELLIRDLLSSPEKFAEKSMAIGMWLSGEGYNVQSIEYFKHSVSEFPSSSELKFIYAYYANIYSHLSRNDIIEMHKSVLSKDPLNTSSRSNLMSLYQKENRLAEMREVIDKGRELQPQHIQSIRDEIFGLIAENNISSAFKIIKKSNDDNLKYYRNSLGSFFNEITFEQALKIGDDYLIAVELAKLVRDKGIQYQEVDFGHMDNLRTKSITLFSKSLLGDIKDVNSYVENEQHFVGFIEGVIPNLNNKLDYSIYAIYLNEKLKNSMDFESYNQTLIEHGYENCNGYPALVEKCFTYNILSGQYTAKEIVALMLKNKGVIILPINIAMLPLIETNYWYSTIANEPEFINLVKSALKN; translated from the coding sequence ATGAAGTTTTTTACTGAATTAAAACGTAGAAATATCTTTAAAGTAGCGAGTGTTTATTTACTCACCACTTGGCTAGTGTTGCAAATTATCGCTGTTATCTCCCCCTCTCTTAATCTACCTATAATGTTTGGAACAATCGTTACTGTTGTTCTTATTATTGGTTTTCCTATTTCGTGCGTAATAGCTTGGGCATTTGAACTCACCCCTGAGGGTATGAAGTTCACTAAAGATGTCGAGGAAGATGAATCTATTCGTCAAGAAACAGGTCAAAAACTCAATGCATCTTTAATGTTTATAATAGCTCTGTTAATAAGTTTTATTGTTTATGACAAGTTTTTTACTTTTCAAATCAATGAAAAATTAGACTTAACCATTGCTGTATTACCTTTTAAAGATATGAGCCCTGGAGGGACTCAACAGTATTTTGGTGACGGTATTGCCGAAGAAATATTAAACTCATTAACAAAAATATCTAGCCTTAAAGTTATAGCTAGAACATCCTCCTTTCAATTTAGAAATGAAAAAAAGGATATTAACCAAATTGGAAAACAATTAGGTGCTCAGTTTATTTTAGAAGGAAGCATCAGAAAATCAGAAGACAAACTAAGAGTTACTGCTCAGTTAATTGATGCGACCACCCAGCATCACATATGGTCGGAAACTTACGACAAAAAGTTAACAGATGTTTTTGTTCTTCAGGATCAACTCACATTTGCTATTACTCAAGCATTGAAGCTCAACATCCTTAAAGGTGACCTTCAAAGTTCTGCTTTAGCAAAATCAGATAATCCCGAAGCCTATAAGCTTTATCTAAAATCATTACCTTTATTTCATCAACGTACTCCTTCAGGCATAAAAGATGCCGAGAAGTTACTGGAAAAAGCCATTGAACTAGACCATGATTTTTTATTAGCTAAGGCTCAACTTTATAACCTTTATGCAAGATATAATCGTTACATAAGAGCATTAAATATTGAACAGCAAAAAAATGCTGAACTATTGATTAGAGATTTACTATCGTCTCCAGAGAAGTTTGCTGAAAAAAGTATGGCCATTGGCATGTGGCTTTCAGGCGAGGGTTATAACGTTCAGTCTATTGAGTATTTTAAACATAGTGTTAGTGAGTTCCCTTCAAGCAGTGAGTTAAAGTTTATTTATGCTTATTACGCCAATATATATTCGCACTTGTCTAGGAATGACATTATTGAAATGCATAAAAGTGTTTTATCTAAAGACCCCTTAAATACCTCTTCAAGAAGCAATTTGATGAGCCTTTATCAGAAAGAAAACCGTCTAGCTGAGATGAGAGAGGTAATAGATAAAGGCAGAGAATTACAACCTCAACATATACAAAGTATTAGGGATGAGATATTTGGATTGATTGCTGAAAATAATATTTCATCTGCTTTTAAAATCATAAAAAAATCTAATGATGATAATTTAAAATACTATAGAAATTCTTTAGGTTCTTTTTTCAATGAGATTACTTTTGAACAGGCTTTGAAAATTGGTGACGATTACTTGATAGCAGTTGAGTTGGCAAAATTAGTGAGAGATAAAGGAATACAATATCAAGAAGTAGACTTTGGTCATATGGATAATTTACGAACAAAATCAATTACATTATTTAGCAAAAGTTTATTAGGTGACATCAAAGATGTGAACAGCTATGTTGAAAATGAGCAACACTTTGTAGGTTTCATTGAAGGTGTTATCCCTAATCTAAACAATAAACTTGATTATAGTATTTATGCTATTTACTTAAATGAAAAACTCAAAAATAGCATGGATTTTGAAAGCTATAATCAAACCTTAATTGAGCATGGCTATGAAAATTGTAATGGCTATCCTGCTTTAGTTGAAAAATGTTTTACTTACAACATTTTGTCTGGTCAATATACAGCAAAAGAAATAGTCGCATTAATGCTAAAAAACAAAGGAGTGATAATATTACCTATAAATATCGCAATGCTGCCGCTTATAGAAACTAACTATTGGTATTCAACAATTGCAAACGAACCAGAATTTATAAATTTAGTTAAGAGTGCTCTAAAGAACTAA
- a CDS encoding VF530 family DNA-binding protein produces MNNSNDPLHGVKLEQILTELEKKIGWDKMGELLNIRCFTNKPRLKSSLKFLRTTPWARSRVEILYLKTFCSKHKETGKLIRGILAQNTAVAETTSTKPASFVWPTSKNK; encoded by the coding sequence ATGAATAATAGTAATGATCCGCTACACGGCGTGAAACTTGAACAGATTCTAACCGAACTGGAGAAGAAAATTGGTTGGGATAAGATGGGTGAGTTACTTAACATTCGTTGTTTCACCAATAAACCGCGTCTTAAATCAAGTTTGAAATTTCTGCGTACAACTCCTTGGGCACGCAGTAGAGTTGAAATTTTATATCTAAAAACATTTTGTAGTAAGCATAAAGAAACGGGGAAATTAATCAGGGGGATACTCGCCCAGAATACAGCAGTAGCAGAAACGACTTCCACCAAGCCCGCTTCCTTTGTTTGGCCAACATCGAAAAATAAATAG
- a CDS encoding monovalent cation:proton antiporter-2 (CPA2) family protein, producing MLEMAVIYLAAAIIAVPIAKRVGLGSVLGYLLAGILIGPFLLGLVGDQTDVMHFAEFGVVMMLFLVGLELQPSRLWKLRHSIIGLGGLQVVVTTLLISAACYTILSLAWQTSLAIGLMLALSSTAIVLQTLNEKGWIKQEAGQNAFSVLLFQDIAVIPILALVPLLAFSDNISDSGSHGNLIEHFPVYIQTAISVGVIAAIILAGKYVSAPLFRYIAETRLRELFTVFALFLVIVIAVIMQKIGLSPALGTFLAGVVLAESEFRHELEVDIEPFKGLLLGLFFITVGASIDFPLLFEELGLVTLLVVSLIAIKAAVLFLLSILFKMEKKQKLLFTLALAQGGEFAFVLLSLTSSLQILTPEQSKITTLVVAISMLMAPVLLIFYEKVLDKEAENAREFDKPEDIEATKSVIIAGYGRFGQIVGRLLGSQGYHLSILDHSPTQIDLLKKFGNKVFYGDAARKDLLEASGAQEAQLLVIAIDDADKIIEIAQLAQKHYPNLQIVARAIDRHHAYELIRIGVKTIKRETFESALGLGVSALELLGNSQESAKRAGQLFSEHDRESMHVLSEVWGDDHSYGVAVKQRMELLKQVLVSDEEEQSKIQTCQKSPEA from the coding sequence ATGTTAGAAATGGCTGTGATATATCTCGCCGCGGCAATAATTGCGGTGCCCATAGCAAAGCGTGTCGGCTTAGGCTCCGTACTAGGTTATTTGCTAGCTGGTATTTTGATTGGACCATTTTTATTGGGGTTAGTAGGCGATCAAACTGATGTAATGCATTTTGCCGAGTTCGGTGTTGTGATGATGCTATTTTTAGTTGGCCTTGAATTACAGCCTTCTCGTTTGTGGAAGTTAAGACATTCCATTATTGGCTTAGGCGGCTTGCAAGTTGTGGTGACAACCCTATTAATTTCTGCGGCCTGCTACACCATTTTGTCACTGGCATGGCAAACCTCGCTTGCCATAGGCTTAATGTTGGCACTTTCATCAACCGCCATTGTTTTGCAGACATTAAATGAAAAAGGTTGGATAAAACAAGAAGCGGGTCAAAACGCCTTTTCAGTCTTACTTTTTCAAGATATTGCTGTGATCCCCATTTTGGCATTAGTCCCTTTATTAGCATTTAGTGACAACATTAGCGACTCAGGCTCTCACGGGAACTTGATTGAACATTTTCCGGTGTACATTCAAACAGCGATATCAGTCGGTGTGATTGCCGCCATTATATTGGCTGGTAAGTATGTTTCAGCACCTTTATTTCGTTATATCGCCGAGACACGCTTACGAGAGTTGTTTACCGTCTTTGCTTTGTTTCTTGTGATAGTGATTGCGGTAATCATGCAAAAGATAGGTCTATCACCAGCCCTAGGAACATTTTTAGCCGGTGTAGTTTTAGCCGAAAGTGAATTTAGACATGAATTGGAAGTAGATATTGAACCGTTCAAAGGGCTTTTACTTGGTTTGTTTTTTATTACTGTCGGTGCATCAATAGACTTTCCATTATTGTTTGAAGAGCTGGGTTTAGTGACATTGTTAGTGGTGTCATTAATTGCTATCAAAGCGGCTGTTTTATTCTTGCTATCTATTTTATTCAAAATGGAAAAAAAGCAAAAACTGCTCTTTACACTTGCCTTAGCGCAAGGGGGTGAGTTTGCTTTTGTGCTGCTATCACTCACCTCTTCCTTACAAATACTCACGCCAGAACAAAGTAAAATTACTACCTTGGTCGTCGCCATTTCTATGCTGATGGCGCCTGTTTTATTGATATTCTATGAAAAAGTACTCGATAAGGAAGCAGAAAACGCTAGAGAATTTGATAAACCAGAAGATATTGAAGCAACAAAAAGCGTTATCATTGCAGGTTATGGTCGTTTTGGTCAAATAGTCGGTCGCCTTCTTGGCTCTCAAGGCTATCACTTATCTATTCTAGACCACAGTCCAACGCAAATAGATCTGCTGAAAAAATTTGGTAATAAAGTCTTTTATGGCGATGCCGCTCGAAAAGACTTATTAGAAGCTTCGGGCGCGCAAGAAGCACAATTATTAGTAATAGCCATTGATGATGCCGATAAAATCATTGAAATAGCTCAGCTTGCTCAAAAACATTATCCTAATTTACAAATTGTCGCCCGCGCGATTGACCGTCATCATGCCTATGAATTAATACGTATTGGGGTAAAAACCATTAAACGAGAAACGTTCGAGTCAGCCTTAGGCTTAGGTGTTTCAGCGCTAGAATTACTCGGAAATAGCCAAGAAAGTGCTAAACGTGCAGGTCAATTATTTTCAGAGCATGATAGAGAGTCAATGCATGTTTTATCTGAAGTATGGGGTGATGATCATAGTTATGGGGTTGCCGTTAAACAACGTATGGAACTGCTTAAACAAGTACTTGTTAGTGATGAAGAAGAGCAAAGTAAAATACAGACTTGCCAAAAATCACCTGAAGCCTAA
- a CDS encoding TetR/AcrR family transcriptional regulator yields MTETLTSQRKAPSQKRAQTTVKRVLEGTLQLLKEQGADAITTRNISKITGVSPGSIYQYFGNKEQILFTLYGERLKDSVGIFKLVSTKENLALPLADFWALLGQALVDVGWGRVEDVELTKAIAESPLVKEAVKPILDELYDGLIYIMRSYGSTWPEEDLKHLAEYAFGINHFGYNLRIRQSGQAADKTLVLTREIEYYLICKAVNETPP; encoded by the coding sequence ATGACAGAGACTCTAACGTCACAACGTAAAGCGCCAAGTCAAAAACGTGCTCAAACCACAGTAAAAAGAGTGCTAGAGGGCACTTTGCAACTGTTAAAGGAGCAAGGCGCTGATGCTATTACGACACGTAATATATCAAAAATTACTGGCGTTAGTCCTGGTTCTATTTATCAGTATTTTGGCAATAAAGAGCAAATTTTGTTCACCCTTTATGGAGAGCGATTAAAAGACTCTGTAGGCATTTTTAAATTAGTATCAACCAAAGAAAACCTTGCGTTACCCTTAGCTGATTTCTGGGCATTACTAGGTCAAGCTCTAGTTGATGTAGGCTGGGGAAGAGTTGAAGATGTAGAGTTAACAAAAGCTATTGCTGAAAGTCCTTTAGTAAAAGAGGCTGTAAAGCCTATTTTAGATGAGCTTTATGATGGCCTAATCTATATTATGCGTAGCTATGGCTCAACTTGGCCTGAGGAAGATCTTAAACATTTAGCCGAATATGCTTTTGGTATTAACCATTTCGGCTATAACTTACGAATTCGTCAAAGTGGCCAAGCGGCAGATAAAACTTTAGTGTTAACTCGTGAGATTGAATATTATCTAATTTGTAAAGCCGTTAATGAAACTCCACCATAA
- a CDS encoding sulfite exporter TauE/SafE family protein encodes MFELVINDIAALPISTLVLLFFTSLIAGFLRGLAGFGSGMLMAGPMVLLIEPTIAVAIIVILEASISVPLIKTAKQDVNWRLVKRLLLGAVFLAPFGVLALQVMSAQSAGQVISLLVVTAAIALLCGYQRRRATTKVKEVTVGGVSGFCCGMAGISGPPVVLYLLSGPHNHKEMRATLIYYFALIDFYVLAALLILDGFSLMPFAVSLACFPLMWLGAMLGCKQVAATNPLQYKRWALLTIITGNIISLVVVLLR; translated from the coding sequence GTGTTTGAATTAGTTATCAATGATATAGCAGCACTCCCTATAAGTACTCTAGTATTGCTATTTTTTACATCACTTATTGCTGGTTTTCTACGAGGACTTGCGGGGTTTGGCTCGGGTATGCTTATGGCTGGTCCTATGGTGTTGTTGATCGAACCCACAATTGCGGTGGCAATTATTGTGATATTAGAAGCCAGTATTTCTGTGCCTTTAATTAAAACAGCTAAACAGGATGTTAATTGGCGGCTTGTTAAACGTTTGCTATTAGGCGCTGTTTTTCTTGCCCCTTTTGGAGTACTTGCACTGCAAGTAATGTCAGCGCAATCGGCAGGACAAGTCATTTCTTTGTTGGTTGTTACCGCAGCAATTGCTTTATTGTGTGGTTATCAGCGTAGACGGGCAACAACTAAAGTAAAAGAAGTTACTGTAGGTGGTGTTTCTGGTTTTTGTTGTGGTATGGCTGGTATCAGCGGTCCGCCTGTGGTTTTGTATTTGCTGTCAGGACCACACAACCATAAAGAAATGAGGGCTACATTGATTTATTATTTTGCGTTGATTGATTTTTATGTATTGGCTGCGTTATTAATATTAGACGGATTTAGTTTGATGCCGTTTGCTGTTTCATTAGCTTGTTTTCCTCTAATGTGGCTTGGTGCTATGTTAGGTTGTAAACAGGTCGCAGCAACTAACCCGTTACAATATAAAAGGTGGGCTTTATTGACGATAATTACAGGTAATATAATTTCTCTTGTTGTAGTGTTGTTACGTTAA
- a CDS encoding CocE/NonD family hydrolase yields MYTSIKIFKSSIKCFMLILFALNTQLLMAQSIDEKLAKEQLTASSTSLYLTMRDGVRIAVDVHLPTSYKKGDKLPVLLYQTIYQRSSRVPLVKNPDIAKASDWKASPKLDHKESSPIEFLALNNGYVVIKTDVRGTGASFGHRNSPLPLEEIQDTSDILDWITEQPWSNGNVGAYGISYTGMTAGMAATVQHPALKAIVLGWSAIYDEYKSAMQPFGFVQPGVVCQWSDLLTALWSNDYKKAGKGIMPVDGDENSILLKQAIKEHQRNESVCDLLTPLVYSDDKIGKDKLSVQTFSQRDSKKEIEASGVAMLSLASWYDTGAVDAHFVRMQHFSNEQKIFLTGGQHGARSHASPYTVSDKVIPPIPSGDVTWGKAITFFDYYLKGLKNDYPSWPKVTYWNLGEEAFKTSDAWPIENTKNSRFYFDKQQALTSKRPNYVQESDRYQVDFSSTTGRNSRWWSGIGYPMLNLNARQEEDKKLLTYTSEPLTEDMQITGWPVISLTVSSTHSDGAFIAYLEDIDEQGNSIYVNEGGLRAIHRKVITNPVAALAHLPYHSFKKEDAQPLVPNKVSEIKFEMIPTSVKIAKGHRIRIAIAGADKDNFVRIPSQGQPTIKVYRGGDKPSYVDFPVVSKTTQLD; encoded by the coding sequence ATGTATACCTCTATTAAAATATTCAAATCATCAATTAAGTGTTTTATGTTGATTTTATTCGCGCTAAATACGCAATTATTAATGGCACAAAGCATTGATGAAAAACTAGCTAAAGAACAATTAACCGCCTCTAGCACTTCACTTTATTTAACTATGCGTGATGGTGTACGTATTGCGGTTGATGTTCATTTGCCAACGTCATATAAAAAAGGCGATAAACTACCCGTATTACTCTATCAAACTATATATCAACGCTCTTCTAGAGTGCCATTAGTAAAAAATCCTGATATCGCAAAAGCGAGTGATTGGAAAGCTAGTCCTAAATTAGATCATAAAGAAAGTAGTCCAATAGAATTTTTAGCACTGAATAATGGTTACGTGGTCATTAAAACGGATGTTAGGGGAACGGGTGCTTCTTTTGGTCATAGAAACTCTCCTTTACCTTTAGAAGAGATTCAAGATACTTCCGACATTCTTGATTGGATTACTGAACAACCGTGGTCTAACGGTAACGTAGGTGCTTATGGCATTTCTTATACGGGTATGACAGCTGGCATGGCCGCAACAGTTCAGCACCCCGCATTAAAAGCCATAGTGCTTGGTTGGTCGGCTATTTATGACGAATATAAAAGCGCTATGCAGCCTTTTGGTTTCGTGCAACCAGGCGTAGTGTGTCAATGGAGTGATTTGTTAACTGCTTTATGGAGTAACGATTACAAAAAAGCAGGAAAGGGTATTATGCCTGTTGATGGTGATGAAAATTCGATCTTATTAAAACAAGCGATTAAGGAGCATCAACGTAATGAATCAGTATGTGACTTATTAACACCGCTCGTTTATAGCGATGATAAAATAGGTAAAGATAAATTAAGTGTTCAAACTTTTTCTCAGCGTGATTCTAAAAAAGAAATCGAAGCGTCAGGAGTGGCAATGTTGTCTCTGGCAAGCTGGTACGACACTGGCGCAGTGGATGCGCATTTTGTCCGTATGCAACACTTTTCTAATGAACAAAAAATATTCTTAACGGGTGGACAACATGGTGCACGCTCTCATGCGAGTCCTTATACCGTGAGTGACAAAGTTATTCCTCCAATACCTTCAGGTGACGTGACTTGGGGTAAAGCAATTACCTTTTTTGATTATTACTTAAAAGGCTTAAAAAATGATTACCCTTCGTGGCCAAAAGTAACGTATTGGAACTTAGGTGAAGAAGCATTTAAAACCTCGGATGCTTGGCCAATTGAAAATACTAAAAACAGTCGTTTTTATTTTGATAAGCAACAAGCCTTAACGAGTAAACGTCCGAATTACGTTCAAGAAAGTGACCGTTATCAAGTTGACTTTTCATCGACAACTGGTAGAAATTCTCGTTGGTGGTCAGGTATCGGTTACCCAATGTTGAACCTTAATGCACGCCAAGAAGAAGATAAAAAACTATTAACGTATACGAGTGAACCGCTTACTGAAGATATGCAAATTACTGGCTGGCCAGTTATTTCATTAACTGTATCGTCTACACATAGCGATGGTGCCTTTATTGCGTATTTAGAAGATATTGACGAGCAAGGGAATAGTATTTACGTTAATGAAGGCGGCTTAAGAGCAATTCATAGAAAAGTAATAACTAACCCCGTTGCTGCTTTAGCACACCTTCCTTACCATAGTTTCAAAAAAGAAGATGCGCAGCCACTTGTGCCTAATAAAGTTAGCGAAATAAAGTTTGAAATGATCCCCACCTCAGTAAAAATTGCTAAAGGGCACCGTATTCGTATTGCCATAGCTGGGGCAGACAAAGACAACTTTGTTCGAATACCAAGTCAAGGTCAACCAACCATTAAGGTCTATCGTGGCGGAGATAAACCATCCTATGTTGATTTTCCTGTGGTTAGCAAAACAACTCAACTTGATTAA